ACTCATTTAACCCTTTTGAAAACTGAGATGAGCAgtactgttatccccattttatagaaaagaaagCTGAACTACAGAGACATTAAGTAACTCACTCAAGATCACACAGTGAGAATGGGGTTGAGCCTGAAAATAAGATGTCATTCTGTAAatttagcttttgtttgtttttaaggacACCTATATTCCCTATTTTAAATACTAAAAGCAGTTGATTCCAACATTATAATATGTATttctcataagaaaaaacaaaaacgcCAACTTTAGTGGTATCTTACTTATGTGGATCTCATCTGATTTTCCTTTTGGCTTCAGCACAAAATCCCTGTATTGCCCTCCACTGAGAGCCAGGTTGGAGATGGATGCTGAGAACAGGAAAGGTGTATGAGGAGGATTCGTTTGGCTTCGTCTTTGCTGCTCATCATTGTGGACACCTGGTGCCCAGTCCCAAGCAGCCATGGCGACGGCGGCTCTTCCCAATGCCCTGGAGGTCGATGAGAAGTCCCCAGAGTCCAAGGACCTTCTACCCAGCCAGACGGCCAGCTCCCTGTGCATCAGCTCCAGAAGCGAGTCCGTCTGGACCGCCGCTCCCAGGAGTAACTGGGAGATCTACCGCAAGCCCATCATCGTCATGTCTGTGGGTGGCGCCATTCTCCTCTTCGGTGTGGTCATCACCTGCTTCACCTACATCCAGAGCCTGGATGACAAGCTCCTGAAGGTCCTGAAGATGACAGGGCCTGCCTTCTTGTCCCTGGGACTCATGACACTCGTGTGTGGGCTGGTGTGGGTGCccatcatcaaaaagaaacagaagcagaGACAGAAGTCAATTTTCTTCCAGAGTCTCAAGTCCTTCTTCCTGAATCGCTGATGGCAGCCTCATCCTCTGTTCTCCCCATTACCCTGCCACCTCGACCAGAAAGAGATGTGATGACCGTCTC
The sequence above is a segment of the Manis pentadactyla isolate mManPen7 chromosome 4, mManPen7.hap1, whole genome shotgun sequence genome. Coding sequences within it:
- the PIRT gene encoding phosphoinositide-interacting protein, whose protein sequence is MATAALPNALEVDEKSPESKDLLPSQTASSLCISSRSESVWTAAPRSNWEIYRKPIIVMSVGGAILLFGVVITCFTYIQSLDDKLLKVLKMTGPAFLSLGLMTLVCGLVWVPIIKKKQKQRQKSIFFQSLKSFFLNR